One Flavobacterium cerinum genomic window, CAGCTACAAAGACCGCCTTTACATAGGACTTAATCTTAATGCCCATTTTACTGATTACACTAAAAATTCAACGGTTTATGAGTCTAACAACGGCCCGTTAAATACCAATCCGAACTATGCTACCGTTCATCAAATTCAGTTTAATAACGACACACATACTTACGGAAGCGGATTTTCCTTCAACATCGGAGCCATTGCTAAAATTACTGACGAATTACGTTTAGGTGCATCCTATGAATCACCGACATGGTATCGTTTGACAGATGAATTAGCACAAAGTCTTTACACCACCTACACACCCGGAGGAGGCACTACAAGACAACAGGCTTCTTTAAATCCGAATCTGGTTAATGTATATCCGACTTATACTTTACAAACACCGGGTAAATTTACAGGAAGCTTAGCTTATGTTTTTGCTAAAACCGGCTTAATCAGTTTTGATTACGGTGTTAAAGACTATAGCAATATCAAATTTAAACCGAACAATAATTACAATAATTCTTTGAACGACATTTACTCCAATACCTTAACCAGCGCACAGGAATTCAGAGTTGGTGCAGAATACAAAATCAAACAGGTTAGTCTTCGCGGCGGTTACCGTTTTGAAGAAAGCCCGTATAAAGATGAGAAAGTTATAGGTGATTTAAAAGGCTATTCAGCCGGTATCGGATATAACTTCGGAAACGCCCGATTGGACTTTGCTTATTCTTTTTCCGAAAGAGAGATGGATGTTCCTTTATTATCAAGCATGACCGATTCAGCGCGAGTTAACAGTAAGGCAAATGCTTTCACTCTTACCTATACCGTAGGATTCTAAAACATCAACACCCGATAAAAAAGGCTGTTTCCGATAAGAAGCAGCCTTTTTCTTTTCGTTCTTGGGTATCGAATTACAAACAAAAAACAGTAAACTGCAATACAACTCTCAACTATTTACATCTTATTATCATTTCAATTATTACGATATCAACTAAAAATCATAATTTTCAGCAAACGATAGTGATGCTAATTATAAAAAACGTAATTTTGCACTCCAATTTTTCAATTCTATGAGAACCAAGACTTTAAAGAAAAACAAAATCAATGTCATCACTTTAGGTTGTTCTAAAAATGTTTACGATAGCGAAGTCCTGATGGGACAATTAAAAGCCAGCGGGAAAGAAGTACAACATGAAGCACCAAAAAATGACGAGGGTAACATTATTGTAATCAACACTTGCGGATTTATCAATAATGCCAAAGAAGAATCAATTAATACGATTCTGGAATATGTTGACAAAAAAGAACAAGGTATCGTAGATAAGGTTTTTGTAACCGGATGTTTGTCTGAACGCTACCGTCCGGATCTGGAAAAAGAAATTCCGGATGTAGACCGTTATTTCGGAACGACAGAATTACCATTGCTTTTAAAAGCTTTAGGTGCCGATTACAAACATGAACTTTTAGGAGAACGTTTAACCACAACTCCTAAGAATTTTGCGTATTTAAAAATTGCTGAAGGTTGTGATCGTCCGTGTAGTTTTTGTGCGATTCCATTAATGAGAGGAAAACACATCTCACAACCTATAGAAAAACTGGTTAAAGAAGCCGAAGGTTTGGCGGCAAAAGGCGTTAAAGAATTGATTTTAATTGCTCAGGATCTTACTTATTACGGACTTGACCTATACAAAAAAAGAAATTTAGCCGAATTACTGGAAAATCTGGTAAAAGTGGAAGGTATCGAATGGATTCGTTTACACTATGCTTTCCCTTCCGGATTCCCTATGGATGTATTGGATTTAATGAAGCGTGAGCCGAAAATCTGTAACTATATTGATATTCCGTTACAACATATTTCCGATAATATTTTAAAATCGATGCGTCGTGGTACAACATATGAAAAAACGACACGTCTGTTAAAAGATTTCCGTGAAGCGGTTCCGGGTATGGCTATCCGAACTACACTAATTGTAGGATATCCGGGTGAAACTGAAGAAGATTTCCAAATCCTGAAAAACTGGGTTGAGGAAATGCGTTTTGAACGTTTGGGTTGTTTTGCGTATTCGCATGAAGAAAACACACATGCCTATACTTTAGAAGATAATGTTCCGGAAGAAGTAAAACAACAACGTGCAGCTGAAATTATGGATATTCAGGCTCAAATTTCATGGGATCTGAACCAGGAAAAGATCGGACAGACTTTCCGTTGTATTATTGATCGTAAAGAAGGTGGTTATTTTATCGGACGTACCGAATTTGACAGCCCGGATGTAGACAATGAAGTTTTAATTGATGCTACGCAATACTACTTAAAAACCGGTGATTTTGCCACAATTAAAATTATTGATGCTACTGAATTTGACTTATACGGAGAACCGGTACAAGCATAAAAATTAAAAAAAAGACCTGACAGATTTTCAAAACGTGTCAGGTCTTTTTTTATTGCTTCACTATTTTACTCCAGCTTTTATTTCCTTCTGCTGTTGTTACCGAAACCAGATAGACACCGCTTGATAAACGACTACAATCCAATGTAGCCATAGTAGTATTTGTTTTTTCTGTTCCAATCAAAACACCGCTAAGCGTATACATTTCAATGGTGTTAATTGTTTGATTCGGCACCGTCATATAAAGCATATTGGTAACCGGATTCGGATAAACAGACAAAGCTTTCTTATCGTGTTCCTCTACACCTAAAACCTGATTATTTCGATATAATTTAGCCACTGCCGTCGTTCCCGTGCCGATACCTGTAATCAAAACATCCTGATCACCGTCATTATCCACGTCAGCAAATACAATATTTCCGGTAGAATGAGAAGTAAACGGCATATCCGGTATTCTTATAAAACCTCCCGTTCCGTCATTCAGGTATAAATTTGCTTCCTGTATATTATTTCCCTGAATTGTTTCCGAATATTTACGTCCCATGGAAAGAATATCCTGAAAACCGTCATTATTTACATCCGCAAAAGCGATCGCCAGATAATCCCCTATTCCAATAAAAGGCATTCCGGTTGCCATCGTAAAATTAGCATTCCCATCATTATAATACAATTCCATACGAAATCCGATTGCCGGATTACCACCGCTTGTTTGTATACTTCCGGCTACTAACAAATCCTGATCTCCATCATTATCAACATCGGCTACTGCTACTTTCCCTAAAATCGCCGTTATATTCGGCATGGGATGATGTGTAAAAACACCACCTCCCTGATTTAGAAAAATACGAACATTAACACCCGTTGCAGTTAATGATGTTTTTGACGATGTAACAATATCCTTCCGGCCATCACCGTTTAAATCGGCTACAACTACAGAAGCCAGATACATCCCATACGATTCCAATCCGCTCTGAAGATTACGTGTGAACACACCGGTTCCGTCATTAACGTATAATGCCATTGCAAAATTATTACTGCTGTACATACCGGTTACCAGAATATCCATATCGCCGTCATTATCAAAATCGGCCATATTTAAATCGCCATTCATTGTTCCGAGAAAATTTGAATTCGGTGACAAGCTATAGTTTCCTGTTCCGTCATTTAGATATAACTTTGTTTCAGGAGCACCGGAACTTCCGCCCACAATCAAATCCGGAAATCCATCCCCGTTAACATCTCCGAAAGCAGCTCCTCCTTCACGTCTTTTTATAAAAGTCTCACCGTCAAAAAGTGTAAAATTGCCCGTTCCGTCATTTTTATACAAACGGCTACTCGCTGCATTCGGACTCCCGCCCATTGCAAATAAGTCCAGATCGCCATCGCCGTCAACATCTGCAAATTTACAGGTACTGTATTGAACCGGAATAATCCCGGAATTCGGGACTAGTGTAAAATTTTGAGTAAAGGCACTCAAAGAACCTAATAGAGTAAAAGTAAGTAGTGTTTTTTTCATATATAGTTTTGGTTAGTAATTGCTACTTTAAAGCTAAGAGCCATCCAGAACCGGTATTTTGCTTCTAAAAAGTACTTTCATTTACACCACCAACCGTAACAAAATTTAAAAACAACGAGGCCCCTGCTTTCAAATGTAAATAAAAATCATTTCAAACCATTTATATTCATTATTTTAACAACAAAACCACTATCATTATAACAATAAAAGTCATTTTACAAACAAATACACAAAAAACGTTATTTTTTTTCACTGCTAAGAGACAAAATAAAAAGATTGCATTGCACCCATAAAAAAAACCGCCCCAGGAATCCTGAGGCGGTTTTCGCATTTCAATCTAATAATTATGAACTAAATAACTGTTCCTTTGAATACAAGCACTTTCGGAGCTTCTTCTGC contains:
- a CDS encoding OmpP1/FadL family transporter, producing MKKYIFSAIAAMSAALASGQELAPSDGLRYAMDNLNGTARFRSMSGAFGAVGGDLSAIHVNPAGGAIFNYNTASATLSLSNTKNNSRYFGTTTNDRDTSFDLNQAGGIFVFHNQDQSSGWTKFTFGIAYDNANNFDNSLNYRGTGRRSIDQFFLNQANGLPVGVIDNNYRYDELGFQDQQAYLAYQTYLIDTSTYPFDPNNPNYVSNVPQTGSYAHQNYISTNGYNGKLAFNFASSYKDRLYIGLNLNAHFTDYTKNSTVYESNNGPLNTNPNYATVHQIQFNNDTHTYGSGFSFNIGAIAKITDELRLGASYESPTWYRLTDELAQSLYTTYTPGGGTTRQQASLNPNLVNVYPTYTLQTPGKFTGSLAYVFAKTGLISFDYGVKDYSNIKFKPNNNYNNSLNDIYSNTLTSAQEFRVGAEYKIKQVSLRGGYRFEESPYKDEKVIGDLKGYSAGIGYNFGNARLDFAYSFSEREMDVPLLSSMTDSARVNSKANAFTLTYTVGF
- the rimO gene encoding 30S ribosomal protein S12 methylthiotransferase RimO; its protein translation is MRTKTLKKNKINVITLGCSKNVYDSEVLMGQLKASGKEVQHEAPKNDEGNIIVINTCGFINNAKEESINTILEYVDKKEQGIVDKVFVTGCLSERYRPDLEKEIPDVDRYFGTTELPLLLKALGADYKHELLGERLTTTPKNFAYLKIAEGCDRPCSFCAIPLMRGKHISQPIEKLVKEAEGLAAKGVKELILIAQDLTYYGLDLYKKRNLAELLENLVKVEGIEWIRLHYAFPSGFPMDVLDLMKREPKICNYIDIPLQHISDNILKSMRRGTTYEKTTRLLKDFREAVPGMAIRTTLIVGYPGETEEDFQILKNWVEEMRFERLGCFAYSHEENTHAYTLEDNVPEEVKQQRAAEIMDIQAQISWDLNQEKIGQTFRCIIDRKEGGYFIGRTEFDSPDVDNEVLIDATQYYLKTGDFATIKIIDATEFDLYGEPVQA
- a CDS encoding T9SS type A sorting domain-containing protein, whose amino-acid sequence is MKKTLLTFTLLGSLSAFTQNFTLVPNSGIIPVQYSTCKFADVDGDGDLDLFAMGGSPNAASSRLYKNDGTGNFTLFDGETFIKRREGGAAFGDVNGDGFPDLIVGGSSGAPETKLYLNDGTGNYSLSPNSNFLGTMNGDLNMADFDNDGDMDILVTGMYSSNNFAMALYVNDGTGVFTRNLQSGLESYGMYLASVVVADLNGDGRKDIVTSSKTSLTATGVNVRIFLNQGGGVFTHHPMPNITAILGKVAVADVDNDGDQDLLVAGSIQTSGGNPAIGFRMELYYNDGNANFTMATGMPFIGIGDYLAIAFADVNNDGFQDILSMGRKYSETIQGNNIQEANLYLNDGTGGFIRIPDMPFTSHSTGNIVFADVDNDGDQDVLITGIGTGTTAVAKLYRNNQVLGVEEHDKKALSVYPNPVTNMLYMTVPNQTINTIEMYTLSGVLIGTEKTNTTMATLDCSRLSSGVYLVSVTTAEGNKSWSKIVKQ